GCTCACAAGCATGAGTGAGTTCACATTCAGAAGATGACAGCGAATTATTGAGTTACATAACACAGATATTAGAATAGTCTCATACAGTAGGATTAATCTCCGTAGTTAACTGATGCTCCCAGAAGGTTGGAGTTGCACACAAGAATCTCCATGTTATGTTTTCATTGAAACTCCCATTCAGCTGCTATGTTTTGACCAGGAATATAATAATTTCAGGAAAGGACATTCTTGTGTTTAATTTATTGTTCCCatcttcatttgttttagtCAATCAACTGATGTATTCAGCAAAAGCCCTCATAAAAATGTGGTAACTTGAATCCCAGTACTTTTCATTTAACTAATTCTTGGTCTCTTGCATTTGGCGTAGTGGGTTAGGTTATCagaatgaaatgaataaaagcTACATGTGTAATGTATTTGAAGAGGGCAAATAATAGGTCTGAACATTTATCTGCAGTATTTTTAGTAGAGGACATTTGaagcactttattttttttcccctcttaaaaGCGATCTCTGATGAAGTTTCCAGCAGGTGACTGTCATTTCACAAGTACTGTTTTTGTCTGGATGTGCTAAAAATCACTAGTAATGGTCTCTTTCCTTGTTTAAGTGCATGTGCTTCATGCACaaatgtagcagaaatgctaagccatggcctgaagcagtgattgagcacctggtggaaggcagggcccacccaggggagctcaggtgcatgcaatgtacctgagtgactggaggggtggagccaggatgcaccccttcccagacctcatttaagggctggcagtggaggtgaaggTGTTTCACTTGAGATCCCTGTTTATCTGAGGCCTTGTGAGGGTAAGcagcttctctgctttgtttttttttttttttctgtgtccaTAGTTGCTGTATTTAAGCATATCCCTCCTTAGTTGCTGTAGCCTGGGACTTTGCCACTATACTGCCATcgctgtgctttccattgtgtaAGCGCACTACAAcaagctttttttattttaaatgagcacAAAGTCACTGCCGTAGAAGTGTGTGTCTAGCAAGTGTGTTTCATGCTTCACTAAGTAAATacttgaggcttttttttttttcactttttaactTAGGTCCTGGATGGGagtaaagaaaagggaaggtttttttaaattctagGTTTTCTTTACTTTGTTGTGTAGCTGTTGAGTAAGGGGAAAACTTGCATGGAGAAAATCCCTCTGTGTGTCATACACCTTCAACTTGTGATTTCAGGTCTTAAATGATGGGAGATTATAATGGGGataactttattttttggtTCCTGAGACCTTTTGGTGAGaagggcaggaggcagagctgtgggaagcCAAGTGACTTATgaaatttatgtttttttccatgctttcttCTGGTTCTAGTTTATCATATTTGAAATGTCCAAGGGAGACAGTCACCTAAACAAGCACGTCTTGCACGGTTGCTTATTACTGtcttatttcatttcagcaacAGCCTGCTCAGTTTACCAATCCAGAAACCCCTGGTTATGTTGGATTTGCAAACCTTCCCAACCAGGTCCATCGCAAGTCTGTGAAGAAGGGGTTTGAATTCACTCTTATGGTGGTTGGTAAGGAGACATTTTGTTGTATTGTTCCCAATGAGTTCTCACTTATGTAGAACTTCGAATTAAAGTGGATATTGCTTCTGCTATTGTAAGGCTTTAACTTCTGTCAGAAAGCTTTGTGCTGTAATGTTtaactgttttgttcttttaagaaTTCATGCATCTGTTTTTGGTAACACAAACCAAATATGTTAATCGCTTTGTGGTTGAAGTGAGAGAACTCTGTTTTGTGCTCCAATGATGGttacttccttccttctgtctcaCAAGGTTCAAGCCTTCCGCTTAAAATTTAGCTTAAAATTGTTCTCATGTACGAATACGAGTTCTGCTGGCTTCTTTTCATTCAGAGAATAGTATTAAGCTATTTGTTATGCTTCTGTAGTTCAAAAGAATCTGCATGGGCTAGATCTTTCAAAGGAGAGATGGGACAGGATGTGACAGTGAGGGTTGCTGATAGTTTGGGATCCCAATAGTTACAGGTAGCATTTATCATTTAACCTGTCATTAGCTTTGCCAAATGGCAgcccttgttttgcttttcttccatttctgttttcgGCAGCACGGTGCTGGACTGCACTGACCCTTATTTCTGGCTTCCAAGAACTTGATGGTGGTTGGTTCCTGTTAACTGGGGtgaaggggagaaggaagagagagcaaGGACATGGGGAAATGAGGTTATATTGCATGCTAAGTGCCTTATAATTGTTAGGAGTCGTTTAATTTTCGCTTCATTGGATTTGCTTAGGATAATATCATAATGGATACCTTACAAAACCTAAGGGTAAAGCCAACCTTTAAATGTTTCAAGTCGTGGTATCTGCTGTAATTCTTTGGCATTTGCTATTTTTTGTCCTACATGTAAGAAATGGGGACCTGCTTAATATCCAGATCTCTCTGAGATGAATTGCAAATAGTTCTGGTAGAAAGATGCACAAAATTATCCAGACCAAATggttatttctgctgtttgctgaaaTAGAAAACAGTGGAGAGATGGCATGGTATTGGAGTGATGGTGCAAGTAGCCCCCTGTGCCTCATCTGACTGTAATGTTGCTTGCCACTATTCAGAGGGGTAAATGAAAACTACAGCAAGAGAACTTGCAAAAAAAGTAACTTCCCTGGAGATTTGGATTGATGCTCTAAGACACACTAACAGAGGGAGGAGCAGATGGAAGTTAAGATAAACTGTGCTTTAAATTGTTGATTACTTCAATAGCTTggaatgttaatttttttcctcttgaaatatGCATGGGATTTAAGCATGTTCCACATGGCCTCCATCACAATGTCTGTTTTGAGCTGTAACTGTTCATTAACTTGCATGCTTCAAGCTATCAGTACTCAGAGTCAGAAGAAGCTGTTGCTTATCCTTGACAGAGACAAGGCAactgatttgttttaaatgtactATTTACCCAGACTGAAGGCTGGCAGTGTGTTGCTGGTTAAAGTCAAAGCTGTCTTGGTTTTGCTGAACTGATGCCATGTGAGTCTTAAATCACTCTGCATGTCTCTTTCACTGGTAGAGTCTGCAGTGGTAAAATCTGGTTTTGAGAGAGGTGCTCTATCCAAGAATAGCAGCTCTGGCTCAAATCTTTACTTAAAGATTATTCCATATCTTTTTATCTCGTTCAGATATCTTTGTCAGACTGCTGTTATCATTTTTACTTCACTTAAAACAGTCTCAAAAAATAACTTGTGCAGTGAATTCAAGTACTGAGCCAATTAAGTTGCTGGtctctttttaattaatgttgtGAACATCTTTAGCTGATTAGTTGGCTTTTCAGCTCTTCCAATGGCTCTGTCAGTAGCTGTAGGAGAAAAGCCTTTTTGTGGTACACTTTGAGTAATCCCCAAGTTCACCATAGTGAAGAATTGCTTTGTGTCCATGCTCAGCAGACATATCACATTGCTCTCAGTTTTTTTCTCTACTACTTCTCTGTGTTTATGAGCTTCTGTATTCTGGAATGATAGCAGAAAAGCTTGCCTTAAAATCAGAAGGCATGAAAAGGGAAATGATGCCTAATTTTAAATCAATCAGGGCTCCACTAGACTAGCAGATCTGATTAGAAATCATCAGTGGAACCTCTGACGAAGTGTATTATAAAGCTGAGGTGTATCATTCAACATTCTTATGCAAGTTTTTTCTAATACAAACTTATAAGCTGCAAGTCTTTAAATGACAAGTAAaagatgtatattttttccacatcaaATACAGTTGGATATTGCTTTCTGGTTATAGTTGAGATTAATTATGCAAATATATTGAGTTTATGTGTACGTTGAATCCCAGGTGAATCTGGACTGGGGAAATCGACGTTAATAAACAGCCTCTTCTTGACAGACCTCTACCCAGAACGGATaatcccaggagctgctggtaAACACTCTCTTCCAGTTCATCTGTTCTGACAATTTTGAAGTGAATTCTTTTATCCTTGGATTTCATGAATAGCCAAGTTATTATTCCTAGCTGTAGTCATTCTAATGGATTTCCTGACAGTTGAACCACCAGATAGAACTGGTTCCCTCGGTACCTGGCCTTTGTGATTTAGTCCTTGGCTGTGCTGAAGGCTTGTACTGGCACCAACCAGTTAATCTCTCCTTTTGCGTAGTGTATCATGACATCACATTAAGATAGACAATCAACTAAAACAGTCAGAGCCTTTTTTCAGTATTCAATCTACAGTGATTTTGAACACgcacatttttaatgtttccttGGGCTTGCAATTTGATTCCTTTGCTCATTTAGTGAATGTGCACTTTCTTTTCAGCCCTCCATCCCTTTTTGAATCTGCTAAACAAGGCACGCAATGATCCAGCCTAAGGAAATATCCTAAGAAAATAGAGGAagatgctgtttttctctctttgctccTTGTTAAACAACTTGCTTTAGCAACTTTACCACTTTGACTGAAAACCACTTATCACTTTcaaccttaaggaaaaaatcttaTATAATTTAGTGTTGCTTTCCAAATTACTGAGtacttctattttcttctcagtcaggcacttttccctcagtttctaTAAAGACTTGAggaaaagtataaaaaaaaaacaaacaaacaaaaaaaactctaAGGGTTTTCTAACCTGCCATTTAATCTTCTGATCTTATCTCAAAGTGACCTGCTCTTATTGGTTCTATTCTGAAGCACCCAACTTCCTATCTTTTAGAAAAGATTGAACGCACTGTGCAGATTGAAGCCTCAACAGTTGAAATAGAAGAGAGGGGTGTGAAACTACGCCTGACAGTTGTAGATACACCTGGATATGGGGATGCTATCAATTGCAGAGATTGGTATGTACATAGCCTGTCAGTCATCACATGTAGATCAATGTACGTCCACTTTGTGTTTGTATGGAGGGGTGGTGGTGAAAATAACTACCCAGCTCACCATTTTTTGATGGGTTAGGTTAAGTACTGAATGTGAGgtgtgattattttttattttggagaGATGGGCAGGTTTTTAAGTAGATTGTATACTTTTTTATATTCAGAAAGTATTGGAACCACTGGGACACAGTGaattaaagaaagataaagtaATTCATATACTctttaatgcaaataaaaatccACCTTTAGATGTTTTCCACATGCATCATCTGAGGATTCTAAGATTCCATGCTTTGGTTTCTGTAGTGCATTTCCATCACCTTTGGGTTCTGACATTTCTAAAAAGTTTGTGTTCTGATAAGTACTGAGATGAATGGCATTCAGCCATAATCTTTGCTGCCCACCTTCTGTCAAGAACTTGCTTGTCCATCTCAGCCATTCTCACTACAGCATCGTACTGCCCTTACTTTCTGCTCCCCATTGCTCCAGTTCTCCCATTAATAAAGACTTACTTGGGAGCTTTGCTTATGTTGATTCTCCTCCTTAAGCAGGAATCAGAATGTCACATGcaagataaatgttttatttattcttccaTTCAGCAATAAACTGCTATTCCTGTCTGCTTAGCCTGTAGTATTGATCACTGGCAAACATGCAATAGGAGTACAGCTATTCTCTCAAACTAAACAGATGCGTATGTAAGGTGAAGTGGTTCAGGGAGATGCAACTCAGCAATAGTGATGCAAGATTTCTGCAGTTTTGCATCTGTTGCAGCTGCTGACTGACTTTGCTCTTGAATCAGCATCATCAATTTGATGTTTTAAATCAATTTGAAATAAGAAACTTAGATTATCTTCAGCATGTGTAATTAATGCTTAGTCACAAAGTGAATACTAACTCGAGCAATTTGCTTAGAAGTtaagaaatatattattatgTGTAATGTATGCATGTTTTATCTTAATATATATGCACAATGCATATTATGTATTATGCATAGTAGTAACAATTGCTTGTTATTTTGCAGTTCAATTAAAATGCTCAGATCTTCATTTAAGATATAGGCTGACAGCACGAGTAATTTACTCCTGTTCATCAATAGCTTGGTTTATCAGCAAGGTGTCTTTTAATCTTACCTGTGAAAGATCACTAAAATTACTGGCCATTTGGGAGCGAGCACAGTTTAAGTCTCCACTTGCTTTACAGTTTTAAGACCATAATCTCCTACATCGATGAGCAGTTTGAGCGCTATCTGCATGATGAGAGTGGTTTGAACAGAAGGCATATCATAGATAACCGTGTTCACTGctgcttctatttcatttcacCATTTGGTCATGGGTAAGTATTTCTGtcactttatttttgaaatgatttttattgCAGTGAATTGTTTTTGTGCCTGCTGATGTAAATCTTCAGAATCAAATTGCCATTCCTTAAAGAAGGAATAGAACTCCCAAAATAAGTGTGTGTTCCTTCTAAGCCTTTCTCCTTAAACAGAGGATTAGAATAGTTGGAAGGAATTGACAAAGATCACTAAGTCCAACTGCCCGACCATCTtagggctaaccaaaagttaaagcttATTAGTGGGGGCATTATCCAAATACCTCTTGGACACTAACGGGCACAGtgcatcaaccacctctctagaaagcctgtttcagtgtttcacCACCCCCACAGTAGGCatgtttcctaatgtctaatATGAACATGCTCTGttgcagctttgtgctgctccCACGTGTCCTGTCACTGGTGACCATGGTGATGAGATTGACATCTCAGTTTCCTCTCCTGTAAATTGTAGACAGCAGTGAGCTTGCTTTTTacctttctttatttcagaCTAGACCGTGTGTCCTCAGCCTCTCATAGGACATGTTATCCAGCCCTTTTGTCAGCTTTGTTGTCCTCTGGTCACTAGTATCTGATTAGTATATTAACATCCTTTTTACATCATTAAGCCCCAAACTGCATGCAGTGTTCAAGGTGAAGTTGCACAGATGCTAAATGTACACTGACTGGATGTGCTGTGTTTGATGTACCCCAAAGTGTAGTTCtccctcttggccacctggatACACTTCCTTGCTCATGCTGAGTCTGCTGTCACCCAGCACCCTCAGATCCCTTTCTGCTGAGTTCTTCTCCAGTCACTCATTTCCCCTGCTTGTACCTGTCTGGCACTGCttcatcccaggtgcagaacctggcattttcctttgttgCATTTCATGCAACTGCTGATTGTCAAGTGCCCCACTGTATCTAGATCACTCTGCAAGGCCTCTTGTCCCTTTGGAGAGTCAACAGCACCTCCCAGTTTAGTAAGATCAGCAACTTGATGAATTCAGAAGCAAACTTCTGGATTCAATTCCTGTATCCAGATGATTGTTATAAGTGTTGAATGGAATAGGCCCTAGAACCGAGCCCTGGAAATCTCTGCTAGTGACTGGCTGCCAGCCAGGTACAGTCCCATTCACTGTGACCCTTTGAGCTTGGCCATTCAGCCAACTCATCACCTAACCTTATCATAGGACAACAAATTACTAAGGTAGGACTTTCCCTTTGTGAACCCGTGTTGACTCTGCCTGATAATAGTTCTTAAATGCCTTTCAGTAGTGTACAGGGTAATCTTCTCCATAACTTTTCCAGATTAAGGTTAGACTAAGAGGTCTGTAGTTTCCTTGGTCTCCTCTTgtgcccttcttgtagatgggtgTAACATCAATAGCTTCCAGTCAGCACGCACCTTATCGGATTCCCAAGACCTTTGGTAACTGTTGAGAGGAGTCCTGATACAACATCCACTAACCCACTCAGTACTCTGGGGTGAGTCCTGCCAGACCCGATGGACTTAGGAATGTTCAGCTGATACAACTGGTCCTGAAAACCTCAGCGGCCCCCAGTCATGCTTCCCCAACTCAGAGGGCCAGGCAGCCCAAGAGACAtcattaataataaaaactgaCCACTTTCATCAAGTATCAATCCAGTGTTTACCTTAGACCTGATTGATGTTGGTCACTTAtgttaaaagtaaattaaactTTTCCCATGTTTTCTTCTTAGTCTTAAGCCTTTGGATGTTGAATTTATGAAGGCAATACACAACAAAGTAAATATTGTACCAGTAATTGCAAAAGCTGACACGCTTTCACTGAAAGAGCGAGAAAGACTCAAGAAAAGGGTAAGTATTTTTCTagcttgaagaaaaatgtattttggcTGTAGTACTGTGTCCACTCTCAAGATGAGTCTCTTTCAACCTTATTTTGCCCTCTACACGAAAAATAGAATCTCATATGCAATCTGTAACTTTATGTAATACGTGCTTTTATATCTCTTAAGGTCTTAATGTTGTGTATTTAACTGAAAACTTGCCCTTAAAGTGTTGCCTGTGAAATGGCAGTTTGGCTACATGTACAACTACACTGATTCAATTTTGAAACTTGGAAAATACATTTAGGTATGTTTAGTAGTGGTAATTGCTCCCTCACCTGTTTGATCAGCTCCAAGGCAGAGACAAAGCACCTGTACTCTGCAGAAACCTAACTTTGTTCTCAAGTAAAACTAGAATATGGCAGTATTCCCTAAGCAAGGAAGGCTGCACTTCAGTTTTGTCAATTACAGCTAATGTGAAACAGGATAAATTGGAGGGGCAAACTGTTTGCATTTCTATAGCTTTGCATAAAATCAAATTTCATGGCTATTAATGCATGTAATTCTAGCCATAATAAAATGACAGCAACAATGCTGTAAGGCTCAATTGCAGGTCTTGTTTCTGTACAAAAATCTGTGCTACTGGGTAGGTAATTCTCTTAGAGGTACTGATTTTCATAATTGAAGTTGATTTAactgcaaatacatttttttaaatagtggAAATTTTAGTATGTTAAGATAAAGCAGTAGGGAGAAAATGTACCGCTGTCTGAAAGTGTGGGAAAGCAGTTGAATGTCATGAAGGAATGTTCCTTAAAAACACGTAGTTGGTAAGTAATTGGAATTAGTAACATAGGCCGAAGTTTTCAAGAGATTGTGGATTGCTTAGCAGTTTAAGTTTTAAAAGTGCTCACTTTGTGTATATTatcttcatttcttaaaaaaatctcagattCTGGATGAAATTGAAGAGCATGGCATCAAGATTTATCACCTGCCTGATGCTGAATCTGATGAGGATGAAGATTTTAAAGAGCAAACCAGACTGCTGAAGGTATGAATATACTGTATCTTTTCAGACTGCTCAGGTGGCATTTAATCAAAATACATAAGTGACCTTTGTGCTCAGGCTTCTCTATTGGGAAGATGGTGGTGATAATAAcgatttcttttcctgtaagaTTTTTTTACAACTTCAATTTAAAAGCATTACAAATTCACTACCATAATATGCAGTGCTGAGTAGAACAAGAGTTGTTCTTGTGTTGCTTGTCCTAGGTCATTGTTAGTAGTTTTtgaattttccattttcaggCCAGCATTCCATTTTGTGTAGTGGGATCCAATCAACTCATTGAAGCCAAAGGTAAAAAAGTTCGAGGTCGACTGTACCCATGGGGTGTTGTTGAAGTGGAGAATCCAGAACATAATGACTTCCTGAAATTGAGGACCATGTTAATGTAAGTTAAAAAGTTCCAATTaaataatagttaaaaaaaaaaaaaaggaagatgctCAGGCACTGAAAGGGGGACTTCTGGGAGATTATGGAATCCTTAAAGACATGGAATTTgtctggagaaggctgtgagcAAGTTTAATCTAGTTGGCCTAGGTAGGGATTGGACCTAATACTCTCCACAGATCCTTTTTAGTATGGATTACTTAATGATTCATGAAAACAATCTTGTGTCTAAATCTTGCGTTGAACCTATGCCCAAGAATGTAAAGCAGGTTGTTTTTCACCTTGTGCTTGTTGAAAGATATCTATTTCTAAGGTATCTGTCTATATAAAGATTCCTGGAAAGTATTAGACTTCAAAAGTCTGCTGgttagcatcatagaatggcctgggttgaaaagaaccacagtgctcatcttgttccaaccccctgctatgtgcagcgtcgccaaccagcagaccaggctgcccagagccacatccagcctggccttgaataccccccagggatggggcatccacagcctccttgggcaacctgttccagttaAGTTTTCTCAGGCTTTGTTACTCTACTTTCCCTGCCCAGCGCTGCTTTGTCACATGTCTCACTTGGGATGGTTTATGTGTGGGCTGTCCCTGAGTCTGAGGTGCTGTCTGTTTGTCTTTTATAGCACTGATTTGACTTAAATCAGCACTGAAATTGTCATATTAAATGAATCCATATGCTGAACACATTGACCCAACATGGTGCTGAATGTGAGAGTTGTTTAATCAAGCTGCTTTAACACAGATGTTttaccttttcatttctttcattcctcTAGCACCCACATGCAAGACCTTCAGGAGGTGACCCAAGATCTTCACTATGAGAACTTCCGTTCTGAGCGGCTCAAACGAGGAGGCAGGTTGTCATCTTATTGCTACAATCCACGTCTTCCTCTGAATTCATTTCTTggtcttctctctctccccccaccATTTAATTGCAGCTCTCTAGAGGCAGTTAACAAGAAGTTCAATCAGTTTACATTCACTGTAAGGAAAAAGTATGATGTAAATTTGAGTCAGCTGTGACTATAGAAGAAGTGTAATTAAATCTCTGCTTTAAGGTTTGAACACAGTTTGATTGGTGTATTCAAGGTAAATACATAAGGAAAATGTATGATATACCTTCTAAAAACATGCAAGTTAGATAAGTGCTGATACATTAAAATGAATCATTTCTTAGACTCGCGTATCTGGATGTTAAGAAAGTagctttaagaaaagaaagtcaAGTCCTCCTGTAGTGCTTTATTTAACATGGTATAAATAAATAGTTCTCTTTGAAGAGCAGACATAGGATAACGTCTTCCAGTCCTATTTTGGGCTGTGGTGAGAGGCAGGTAGAACACCctgtttctaaataaaatagCGGAGTCTCTGTAGTTGAGTTTGTGAGCTCTTTATGAAGACTGGGTGTTTCCTAACTTAGATTATGTTGCTTCTCTTATTTCAACCACTAGAGGGTTTCATAATTGCACGTGTCAGTGGGTTTGATACACTTTGCAaagttttttccttctggtgTTGAAATAGATTTTGTCACATGCCTGGTCTGGTTTCAAAAATAGTCTTTGTTTGATCTGCACTTTCGGTAGCACTTCTGCTGATTAAGAGGTCTGTTAGCAGATCTTCCACACTGCAACGTGGGATAAGAAAAACATACTTGCAAGGTGGTATGAAATCTGGAATATAGTACATGCAGATAGTCTTAGGCTCAGTTCCTCAGTGTAAAATTGGAATGTTCCCATTAAGCAGCAGTTTCCTTAGATATAGATGGAAGGTATTTGTTTACTTTGACAGAAGCAATCAGTGTTTGTACTATACTTTTTCATGTTACACCCAAGGAATCCTTGGAGTTGGGGAAGAACAAAAAAGGTGattatactttaaaaataatca
Above is a window of Gallus gallus isolate bGalGal1 chromosome 9, bGalGal1.mat.broiler.GRCg7b, whole genome shotgun sequence DNA encoding:
- the SEPTIN2 gene encoding septin-2, which translates into the protein MSKQQPAQFTNPETPGYVGFANLPNQVHRKSVKKGFEFTLMVVGESGLGKSTLINSLFLTDLYPERIIPGAAEKIERTVQIEASTVEIEERGVKLRLTVVDTPGYGDAINCRDCFKTIISYIDEQFERYLHDESGLNRRHIIDNRVHCCFYFISPFGHGLKPLDVEFMKAIHNKVNIVPVIAKADTLSLKERERLKKRILDEIEEHGIKIYHLPDAESDEDEDFKEQTRLLKASIPFCVVGSNQLIEAKGKKVRGRLYPWGVVEVENPEHNDFLKLRTMLITHMQDLQEVTQDLHYENFRSERLKRGGRKIEDEEVNKDQILLEKEAELRRMQEMIARMQAQMQMQMQGGEGESSAVQGHNV